In the Thermomicrobiales bacterium genome, TCCTTCGCGTCTGGCCAGCAGGTCGTGATCTGCGCGGACGGCCGGCGCTCCGGTACGTACCAATCAATCAGCCAGTCGTCGTCATGGCAGATTCTGGCCCGACTGATGGGCAGCTGGTCTACGCCAGCGGCCACGTCATCAGCGCGTCCGAGGAGAAGGGGCATTTCGACTGGGCGGACTGGTTTGTAGATCTCGGCTATACCAACCGTGATCGTGTGATTGACCTCGGTATTCGCCCAGGCTCCCGCATCGTGGTGAATCCCTCCACCCGGCGGCTCGGCGACGCGATCATCGGCAAGGCGATGGACAACCGGGCAGCGCTGGCCATCGCGACCTCGGTGGCTGAACGCGCGGACATCGCGCAACTGCGCCACACACTGTGGGTTGGCTCTACGATCCAGGAAGAGAACGGAATGTTGGGGGCGTCCAGTATCCCCGAGGCCGCAGACTTCACGTTTGCGATCAACCTGGACGTCGGGCTCTGCGGAGATGTGCCGGGGACGAAACCAGAGACGCACCCCGCGAAGCTCGGCGGTGGGCCAATCCTTGTCCACCAGGATTCCTCGGTGCACTATTCGCATCGGATGACGATGGCACTGGCCGAGGTTGCCGAAACACAATCGATCCCGGTGCAGCACGCCGTCTACCAGAACTATGGAAGCGACGGCGCGGAGCTGATCCGGCGCGGGATCGAGACAGTCCTGCTGACGATGCCGACCCGGTACACGCACTCGCCGAACGAGATGGTGACCGAGCCGGAGCTCATTCAGTGCGTGGATCTG is a window encoding:
- a CDS encoding M20/M25/M40 family metallo-hydrolase, yielding MAEPTSMYDLVKTLTEIPGPTGQEDLVHQWLADRWSGVAEEVIVTGVGNVLARIGGHGPNLIILGHGDELTLMVTSISDNGLLRVWPAGRDLRGRPALRYVPINQPVVVMADSGPTDGQLVYASGHVISASEEKGHFDWADWFVDLGYTNRDRVIDLGIRPGSRIVVNPSTRRLGDAIIGKAMDNRAALAIATSVAERADIAQLRHTLWVGSTIQEENGMLGASSIPEAADFTFAINLDVGLCGDVPGTKPETHPAKLGGGPILVHQDSSVHYSHRMTMALAEVAETQSIPVQHAVYQNYGSDGAELIRRGIETVLLTMPTRYTHSPNEMVTEPELIQCVDLILAYLERDPLPPRWGVAG